The genomic segment CGTCTTGCTGGGCGCCACGTCCGAGGTCTTCTTTGACGGCGGACACGCCTGCCGGCTGGAGCGCCCCAAGGTCCACATTCCAAAGAAGCCTGAAAGGAACAAATGCGGAATATTGCAGGAGTAAAGTCCACATTTCATGCACTGATGAAGAGAGAGAAAATGTGACCTGGAGAGGCGGGTTCTCCGGCTAAAGGCAGCTCTCGTATCTCCCACATCCTCACGCTGCCGTCCTCCGAGCACGACATCAGCTCGCTGAAACCAAAAGGACAGCCGAgtcgcaagaaaaaaaaaatgaaaaggcgCTTTCTGCGTGCGTGTGACTTTGGGCCTCACCGACCTGTCAGAGAGCATGGAGATGTGCAGCACGTCCGAGTCGTGGGCGCGCTTCCGGTACGCCGCCGCCGTCTTGCTGGCCACGTTGAACACGTACACGCCGCtgcccaccgccgccgccactaGCTGCAAACGATCATCAAAAAGAGGAGATCATTTTTAAGAAGAGCTTTTTAATTCTGTGCGAGGACATGTAACTGACGTTTCCGTTGGAGGCAAGGTGCTGAATGGACATCTCGCTGGTTTTGGGCCCGCCCGTTTGGATGTGGGACTGCTCGGCCTGGTTCTGAGGCTCCTCCCACAGAATGTGCTGATAGGCCAGCATGCTGCAGTCCAGCGCGTCCCACACGATCAGCTCGCCCGCATGCGAGCCGCTGGCAAAGGCGGCGTCTAAGGAAAAACACTGTTGGGGGAAGGGGGCTCAgttgattggggggggggggggggggcagttcaCTACTGACCGTCGACGTTGATCAGGGCGCGGATTTGGTCCTGATGGTCCGCCAGGCAGCGAACCTCCATCACAGTGAGGGCGTCGCCGCTCGCCATAAGCTTGTAGATGACTGACAGCACACAATGACTTTTTTGGGTATCAATTGCTTTTGCATATGGTAAAACCTCaacttaaataaaacatacaattcTGAAGCACACATTTTGCCTGGCAACACAGAGCAGAAATGGGCCTACCGATGGATTTGTCCACGGCGGCGGCCACGCGGTTCTCGGGCAGCTGGATGAGCAAGCTGATTCCTGTCCAAAGGCAGAAGAGACGGACGGACGAACGGCCAAGATGAGCGAGCGCCAGCCACCGCAAATGGCAACGGCCGCAAAGGTGCTTCGGAGGCTGGCCTGTGTCGCTGCGGCGCTCTTTCAGACACTGCAGACGGAAGTCGCGGCTCCACACGCACAACTGCTGGCCGCCTGAGATCCACGCGCTCATGCGATCCAGCACCAGGATGCACTGACACACAAATTGGGACTTTTGCCATGACTGGTGATTAACGATGCTTGTGCCACACTGACCTTGACAGAGGACTGCAGGTCCAGAACGGTCTGCAGTCTGTTGCCGGTGTCGGGGTCCCACAACTGTCGGAGTTAAGGACACTTGGAAACAAACTCTTTGGCACCCCCTAGTGAGGACCACGAGGATACGCTGACGCTGCGGTCCGAAGAGGCGGTGATGAGGCGGACGTCGCCGCAGCGCAAGACGGCCATGGCGGTGATCTGCCGGGAGTGACCCCGAAGCTCTTGCGCACGCTCGCCCGTCTGAAAATGGACCCGCGGCAATTTTACTTGGCCATGCAAAAGAACCGGGTGACAACGACTGGCAGATTTTGGCGGCAGGGCTCCGTCCCCGTCCCCTTTCGCTTTCCATTCATTGGCTTACCTCCACGTTCCAGACCAGCACCAGGCCATCGTCTCCGGCCGACGCACACCTAGCAAAACGCAAAAGACGAACAAAAAGTCAACATTATTTTTCGTCGGGTCATTTTCACCTGAGAGGTCATCACAATAGGTGTGTGTGACCGTGTTACACTTTGACAGCGCCCAGCCAGGCCCTCGGCCCTCGGCCCTGGCCAGCGCTTCACACCAATACGATAGGACAGACATCACGACAATCCGTGAAAAGCAATCGTcacagggattttttttccggACACCTGGGAAAGcgtgaagacacacacacacacgcacgcacgcacgcacgcaacaaCAAGGACGATGCCgcccctgctgctgctgctgctgctgctgctgctgctgctgctgctgctgctgctgctgctgctgctgatggtgATCTTGTCATGCTCTACTACTTCTCTGCAGTGAGTCTCTCCTGTCAATCAACGTAAGGGATGGAGCGGTTGagggtgtgtgtgagtgggggTGACTCGCTTACCTGAAGTCATCAATCTGCACCAGAAATCGAACAATGTCAAAATGTCCTTTCAGCACCTGCAGCTCAGTGAAGCAGTTTTTGGGCTGTTCCTCGCCGATGCACAGCACCCCGCTTTTCTGCAGATGtaaggacttttttttaatccgtccatccatccatccattatctgaaccgcttatcctcgcgagaaaaggttCAAATGTACACTTGGAGCTCCACCACTTTAATTCGTCAATTTTTGCTCATGTTTACCTTGTCATCATCTACATATAACATTTTTAACGTGTGTAATACTTGTACCTCTATTAATTGTGTTGACAATGTCTACAACTacttttgtattaaaaaaaaaaaaaaaaaatcattcactgGGCGTGTGTGACGTTCACGTAACATCTCACCTCCACGGAGCTTTGAGCTTCACGACCGCCAAA from the Syngnathus scovelli strain Florida chromosome 13, RoL_Ssco_1.2, whole genome shotgun sequence genome contains:
- the wdr41 gene encoding WD repeat-containing protein 41 isoform X4 produces the protein MAVLRCGDVRLITASSDRSVSLWDPDTGNRLQTVLDLQSSVKCILVLDRMSAWISGGQQLCVWSRDFRLQCLKERRSDTGQPPKHLCGRCHLRWLALAHLGRSSVRLFCLWTGISLLIQLPENRVAAAVDKSIVIYKLMASGDALTVMEVRCLADHQDQIRALINVDDAAFASGSHAGELIVWDALDCSMLAYQHILWEEPQNQAEQSHIQTGGPKTSEMSIQHLASNGNLVAAAVGSGVYVFNVASKTAAAYRKRAHDSDVLHISMLSDSELMSCSEDGSVRMWEIRELPLAGEPASPGFFGMWTLGRSSRQACPPSKKTSDVAPSKTLELTGDLIGHSGAVQMFVALPENGLLTCSADHQLILWKNGEKQSRLRSLELFRKLEEKGGL
- the wdr41 gene encoding WD repeat-containing protein 41 isoform X2 translates to MDGRIKKKSLHLQKSGVLCIGEEQPKNCFTELQVLKGHFDIVRFLVQIDDFRCASAGDDGLVLVWNVETGERAQELRGHSRQITAMAVLRCGDVRLITASSDRSVSLWDPDTGNRLQTVLDLQSSVKCILVLDRMSAWISGGQQLCVWSRDFRLQCLKERRSDTGQPPKHLCGRCHLRWLALAHLGRSSVRLFCLWTGISLLIQLPENRVAAAVDKSIVIYKLMASGDALTVMEVRCLADHQDQIRALINVDDAAFASGSHAGELIVWDALDCSMLAYQHILWEEPQNQAEQSHIQTGGPKTSEMSIQHLASNGNLVAAAVGSGVYVFNVASKTAAAYRKRAHDSDVLHISMLSDSELMSCSEDGSVRMWEIRELPLAGEPASPGFFGMWTLGRSSRQACPPSKKTSDVAPSKTLELTGDLIGHSGAVQMFVALPENGLLTCSADHQLILWKNGEKQSRLRSLELFRKLEEKGGL
- the wdr41 gene encoding WD repeat-containing protein 41 isoform X1 gives rise to the protein MLRWIFGGREAQSSVEKSGVLCIGEEQPKNCFTELQVLKGHFDIVRFLVQIDDFRCASAGDDGLVLVWNVETGERAQELRGHSRQITAMAVLRCGDVRLITASSDRSVSLWDPDTGNRLQTVLDLQSSVKCILVLDRMSAWISGGQQLCVWSRDFRLQCLKERRSDTGQPPKHLCGRCHLRWLALAHLGRSSVRLFCLWTGISLLIQLPENRVAAAVDKSIVIYKLMASGDALTVMEVRCLADHQDQIRALINVDDAAFASGSHAGELIVWDALDCSMLAYQHILWEEPQNQAEQSHIQTGGPKTSEMSIQHLASNGNLVAAAVGSGVYVFNVASKTAAAYRKRAHDSDVLHISMLSDSELMSCSEDGSVRMWEIRELPLAGEPASPGFFGMWTLGRSSRQACPPSKKTSDVAPSKTLELTGDLIGHSGAVQMFVALPENGLLTCSADHQLILWKNGEKQSRLRSLELFRKLEEKGGL
- the wdr41 gene encoding WD repeat-containing protein 41 isoform X3 codes for the protein MLRWIFGGREAQSSVEKSGVLCIGEEQPKNCFTELQVLKGHFDIVRFLVQIDDFRCASAGDDGLVLVWNVETGERAQELRGHSRQITAMAVLRCGDVRLITASSDRSVSLWDPDTGNRLQTVLDLQSSVKCILVLDRMSAWISGGQQLCVWSRDFRLQCLKERRSDTGISLLIQLPENRVAAAVDKSIVIYKLMASGDALTVMEVRCLADHQDQIRALINVDDAAFASGSHAGELIVWDALDCSMLAYQHILWEEPQNQAEQSHIQTGGPKTSEMSIQHLASNGNLVAAAVGSGVYVFNVASKTAAAYRKRAHDSDVLHISMLSDSELMSCSEDGSVRMWEIRELPLAGEPASPGFFGMWTLGRSSRQACPPSKKTSDVAPSKTLELTGDLIGHSGAVQMFVALPENGLLTCSADHQLILWKNGEKQSRLRSLELFRKLEEKGGL